The Onychomys torridus chromosome X, mOncTor1.1, whole genome shotgun sequence genomic interval atgtatgaaaattCCACAGTGAAATCCATTACTTTTTATACTAACTCAAAAATAATACTTTAGGAAGACACTTCCTGTAATCTTTCCTAAAACCACTGAAGCTGGGCtgaggagagggctcagtggttaagagctatACAAAGATGAGGATAGGCGCTCAGATTACCAATGCCCCCATAAACATCAGGTGTGACCCTGTGCACCTGCAACCCTACTGCTGACACCTAGGATGGGGGtgagacaggaggacctctggagtttgctggctgccagcctagtcaaagaacagtgagctccaggtttgacAAAAGTCACTGTCTCAAGAGAAGAAGGTAGAACTCAATCGACAAGGCTTctgcagcaaatgcctttacccagtaagccatctcactagcccctttGATCTTGTTTGACGTGGGATCTCACATGCCGCAGGATAGCCCTGAGCTTGCTATATAACCtaaccaaagctggccttgaactcctaatcctcctatCTCTGGCTCCAAAATTCTGATGTTACAGGCCTTTGCCACCATgctagttaaaaaagaaagaaagaaagaaagaaagaaagaaagaaagaaagaaagaaagaaagaaggaaggaaaaagagagaggggagggggaaggaaagaaagagggaaggagggagggagggagggaggaagagagggaggagggaaggagggagggaaggaaggatgaaagagaGGTGGTCTTGTTCGCTGGGCACATCTGTCACATGACTGGTTGCTttagtttcattcatttgcatagatattaaataataaagatCCTCTTGGTTTCTAACCTGGTGAGCTGCCTAAGCACTTCCAGTCTCACTACTGTGGAAGAAAACCCAAGTTTTGTGCCACAGAAGGCTCCTGACTTCACCATAGCCACCCTTGGGGATGTTTCCAGAAGCAACCACCTCAGTGCCCACCCACCCCTATGGCTGTTAAGCAACTCCAGGTCCTATGTTGAtagtaattgtttttaaaatgggaGGCCACCCTCCTTAGCGAGGTGGGATGAATTTCATTGTCCCCTCTGTACAGCTGTGGATGTAGGACTCACAATGACTCTATCACAGTTGTACAGCAAGCGGATGAAGGAGCAGGATTTCAGGCCCGAGGGTTAGGGATTCCTTCCAAGGCTTTTCAACACTATCCCTGAGCAAAGCTGGAGGGAGGAGTCTAAAAGCATGCCTGTGTGAGTCACGGGCTCAGTCAGGGGGTTGGCGACAAGTGAGCTGCACTTTAGCTGGGTCACCTAAGTCTTTGGTGGTTTCGCTCTTCCAACCTAAAAACTCCACACTTGGGCTAGACAGCACAATGACTATGAGCTAGGCTGcacgtcactgttataacagggTCACAGTGGTGGCCAATTTGTTTTCCATTCTGGAAGCTGTAACTGTTTGAATTACacttgcaaaaataaaaaataaaaggtatgTTCATGGTTTCTTTGGGAGAGCCATGAAGAACCAcctgtttaattttaaaacaataatcaaacaaaataagaaatacaggatTGCAATTCAGGCCTACATTTTGATAAAACAGGGTtgattttttattgttgtctgtccctcagaagaaaaataatttaaagaaaatatcaatttTTCTTTGTACTGCCATTAAAGAACTCACATTTCCTCTAACTTATGACATatcaacaattattttatttcagaattaGAAAATTGTCCAAATCATATTGATCAGTGGactactattggtgaaattattcaggccactccacgtagttaaaagggaggtttattttgtggggtagcttacaaatgaagggataggttgcagggtctgggaaaggtgtggcgcagtccagcggtgttctctggaaaactctgctcggtctacctccagggtccagggcCCAGGAACCAATAGTTCCTGCACATCCAGATCTggagtcttcagggtcctctctcggcccgccttgtaggcgtgacagttacccaagcctcagtgggggttggaacttccagatcaaagctccaatggctgcccactacagacTACTTTAAAATTACAGATTCCAAGTACCTCCACTGACCTACCCAATGATAATGTTCAGGCGCGGAACCTAGGAATGTTCATTTGAACAAGACATCGGATGGTTCTCATGCCCAGCCAAGTTTGCAATTAGCTGGTACGGAGGAAAAGAAGAATCATGTATGAGACAGCTTTACAACAAAATCCCTGATCCAGGGTACTtaggaagtaaagaaagttttacTTTGGCTCACGGTTCTGGAGATTCCGGTCTAAGAATGGGCAGCTCCAGCGGCGACAGTGACTGAAGCACAGATCCAGAGAAAGGGTGGTCATACCTTGACCCAGGATGCAAAGGGCATGAGAGATTGTAAGACTCCTTACTGCCTTCAAGGGCATGCCCTCAATAACCTAAGAATCTTCCACTTAGTTCTACAGGGATGCTTAAAGATTCACAGGGACTGCCCAATAAATAGCACCACCCTGGGGACCCAACTTTCACATATGGACCTCTGAGGGGTACTCATCCAAACCGCAGGAGTTTAcgttttcctttgaaaattacGGAGAGCTAGCAGCAGGCCTGCCTGGAGGGGGCGGGTCCATGCGGGCCTCAGAGCCTCCTCCCTCTAGGCCAGAAGGAGAGGGAGGTCACAGCCTGAAGGTGTATCAGCTACAGCCACTCCCTCCAGCATTGCAAGCTGCGAGCTACAAGCTGCTGGTTGTGAGCACCAGCGCTGAGCACCAGCACCCAGAGCTGCCATGGCCTACTGCCGACAGGACGGGAAGGATCAAATCGTATTTGTGACCAGAGAAGACGACGAAAGTTCCAGCAACGGAAGCAAGGCTGAGCTGGTGGTGGATGACCCCAGTGATCCCTATGAGGAGTATGGGTTGATAATGCCAAACGGAGAAATTAACTGGAATTGCTCGTGCCTTGGGGCAACAGCCAGCAGCCCCGGTGAAGAGTACTTCAAGTCTgccttctcctgcttctgctacAGCACCGAGGAACTCGAGGGATCGGACTGTATAGACGAGTTCCAGGCCATGCAGGAGTGCATGCAGAAATACCCGGACGTCTATCACCAAGAAGAGGAGAATGAGAGTGAGTCGTACGAAGAGGGCGAggaagacgaggaggaggaggaggatgagtaCTATGTGGAGGGGGAGGACGAGGATGAGTACTATGTGGAGGGGGAGGACGAGGAGGATGACTACGAAGgggctgaagaggaggaggaagactactacgtggaggaggaagaggaggaggaggactactatgaagaagatgatgatgattactatgaagaagatgatgatgactatgaagatgatgatgattactatgaagatgatgatgatttctatgaagaagatgatgatgattactatgaagatgatgatgatgactatgaagaagatgatgatgattactatgaagatgatgatgattactatgaagatgatgatgatgactatgaagaagatgatgatgattactatgaagatgatgatgattactatgaagatgatgatgatgactatgaagaagatgatgatgattactatgaagaagatgatgatgatgactatgaagaagatgatgattactatgaagagcaggaagaagacaaggaagTCTACTACGAGGTtgaggaggatgaagaagaagaggacGAGGACGTTTACTACAACGTTGACAActacgaggaggaggaggaggaagaggagccagcAACACTGATGGAGGTAGCATTTGCCACTGAGGCCTCTGCTGCCAAACAGCAGGAGCCAAGTGCCTGAAGGCCACGGCCCCAGGCGCCGCACATTTGCTTAGCCACCGGACTTTCTACACAATGAACGTCTTTCAGTAGCCCTCCACTAAAGCTTCTTCCCCTCTCCTGTTCTATGCACTGTAATATAGCAAATAACTTCTTTTGATGATCAGGGGTCTTGGCGGCTTGCCATGTACCCTGAAGAAAAGAGATGTGTATACGTGCCTGCCCCCGACACAAGCCTGCCCCCCCTGCACTAGGCCACTGCTGAACTGTCTTCTTTCCTGCCCTGGATTTTACTACCTTGAAATAATATGGAGTTTCTCAACAGTCAAAAGCCGTTACTTCAGAAAGCCTCTTGTGAGTAAACTGATTTATGTTGACCTATTGTATCCCTTTTGGTAGATTTTAGACCTCTTTGGGAAATTAAGTAGAGGCCAAAACACCTTCCTTTAAGAATGCTGGtgcaccgggtggtggtggcccaagcctttaatcccagcactcagggaggcagaggcaggcagatctgtgaattccacaccagcctgggctacagagtgagttccaggaaaggcgcaaagctacacagagaaaccctgtctcgaaaaaccagaagaGGCCGGTGATCAGATGCTCGCACTGGAGTGTGTGGGGACAGCTGTGCTTCATTTCTGATATGCTAGGTTTGGGTGTTTGCAGTGCACCCAGGCTCTGGGTGTCTACAGTTGAAAGGTGGAATTTGGATGCTAAGAAAGGAGAGGCTGCTTTGGGGGTTTTGCTGTTTGTTGTTTTACTGTTTCGAAAGGCCTGGTCTGCGGCTCCTGTTCACTCAGTACAGTCAATTGTAACATTCTTGAAAAGTGGGGACTAAACTGTTGTCAGAGAAGCAGCCAAAAGAGGATGTGGTCTGAATGAAATACTCCATTAAGAAGAAATGATttctttaagagagagagagagagagagagagagagagagagagagagagagttctaagatttgggggagggaatatgtgggagaaggagagactATGTtgggagtgagaaagagagagagagagaggagagagagagagagagagagagagagagagagagagagagagagagaatgagagagaattgTAGGCTCGCGTATAGCACAgcatccatgtggaggtcagagagcatcCCTTGGGTGTTTAGGTGTCGGTCTCTGCTTTCCACCTTGCTTGAGACAGGGCgtctgttgtttttctgtttcatatgccaggctagctggccctcaAGCTTCTGGgagttctttctctgcctctcatcaCCCTTTAGGAGTACAGGGGTCACAGGTGTTCCTGTTACCATATCTTGCTTCtctatgggttctggagattcaaacttgggtcctcatgcttgcatggcaaacattttTAGGCACTGCACCATctcccagtcttttttttttttttttaaatgaggtctTGCTGTGcggcccaggatagccttgaactcttcatcTTCCAACCTCagttttcccaagtgctgggattacaagttttACTGCCATTAGATCTAGTTTAGCCTggtaagatagctcagcaggGATAGGCTCTTGCCacatgataacctgagttcaatccctggacccacgtattggaaggagagaacctctgAACTCACACACAAACAGTGGCACATGAagacccaacacacacacacacacacacacacacacacacacacacacacacacactgaataaagaAATGTGCTCTAGCTTGGTCTAGAACAGGCTAACGGAACTAGGAAAACAACGAAACTATTCAGGTTGTTTCTCTCATCCAAGCACTAAAAGCAGGGCTAACCCTGCTTAGCTTTCAAGATCAGACAAGACTGGACATGTTCATGGTATGGCTGATACCTAAGGTGGATTTTCAACTGTATTA includes:
- the LOC118573690 gene encoding mitochondrial intermembrane space import and assembly protein 40-like produces the protein MAYCRQDGKDQIVFVTREDDESSSNGSKAELVVDDPSDPYEEYGLIMPNGEINWNCSCLGATASSPGEEYFKSAFSCFCYSTEELEGSDCIDEFQAMQECMQKYPDVYHQEEENEEEEEEEEPATLMEVAFATEASAAKQQEPSA